One region of Bdellovibrio bacteriovorus genomic DNA includes:
- a CDS encoding L,D-transpeptidase: MKKYLLPLLLLLSLNAQAQESLEPQPLDDLMSPDEIAEESGFPRTEIPIVVKSIDDIARTESMDIFREFRVILIINKKAAGVGAQRMRVYLNGFLTYDWLVSTGRERWETAKSGRTYFSVTPTGYFYPYMLNKDHYSETWKTPMPYAVFFNGGIAVHATTPGLYKQLGSRASGGCVRLQHENAAFIFNRIQTEGRGLVPVINRNGTVSRDRRGNVIRRVNYRTLIIVEDR, encoded by the coding sequence ATGAAGAAATATCTTTTGCCGCTCTTGTTGTTGCTATCGCTGAACGCCCAGGCACAAGAGTCCTTAGAACCTCAACCCCTAGATGACTTGATGTCACCCGATGAAATCGCTGAAGAAAGCGGTTTTCCGCGCACGGAAATTCCCATCGTCGTTAAATCTATCGATGATATCGCGCGCACCGAATCCATGGATATTTTTCGTGAGTTTCGCGTTATCTTAATCATTAATAAAAAAGCCGCAGGAGTCGGTGCCCAGCGCATGCGCGTATACCTGAACGGATTTTTAACTTATGATTGGCTGGTCTCGACAGGACGAGAGCGATGGGAAACGGCTAAAAGTGGTCGCACCTATTTCTCCGTGACTCCTACCGGATATTTTTATCCTTACATGCTGAATAAAGATCATTATTCAGAAACTTGGAAAACTCCGATGCCTTATGCCGTCTTTTTTAATGGTGGAATCGCCGTGCACGCTACGACTCCGGGACTTTATAAGCAGTTGGGATCCCGCGCGTCGGGAGGCTGTGTCCGTCTTCAACACGAAAATGCCGCTTTTATCTTTAATCGCATCCAAACCGAAGGACGTGGCCTGGTACCCGTGATCAACCGAAATGGCACCGTTTCTCGAGATCGTCGTGGAAACGTCATCCGTCGGGTGAACTATCGTACTCTGATCATCGTCGAAGATCGCTAA
- a CDS encoding AIR carboxylase family protein, with the protein MKIQVLFGSASDERVFGPLCHSLEKFGEVKMEVASAHRHPDRVREIVTTCGADVFVAGAGLAAHLPGVVASLTTKPVFGVAVNGAFAGLDSFLSIVQMPKGVPVMAVTEENYKHISDLLLRWKNLPEDKIYLHWNRSLESYSPIQRSLEDIQKDSGAEVQWCSHTDEKCLGEIVSPWELPKVVGLNLFLCEKEQITSSNLALDFFAKARHSGAWVGANNIGNFVLQWKKLSEMRKSAWN; encoded by the coding sequence ATGAAAATTCAGGTTTTGTTCGGCAGTGCGAGTGATGAAAGAGTCTTCGGTCCTTTGTGTCACTCATTAGAAAAGTTTGGTGAAGTAAAAATGGAAGTGGCGTCGGCCCACCGTCATCCCGATCGCGTGCGCGAAATCGTCACGACATGCGGTGCAGACGTATTTGTCGCCGGCGCGGGATTAGCGGCTCACTTACCAGGGGTTGTCGCTTCTTTGACAACGAAGCCCGTGTTCGGTGTTGCTGTGAATGGTGCATTTGCGGGTCTTGATTCCTTCTTGTCGATCGTTCAAATGCCGAAGGGTGTTCCGGTCATGGCTGTGACGGAAGAAAATTACAAACATATTTCAGACCTTCTTCTGCGCTGGAAGAACCTTCCAGAAGACAAAATCTATCTTCACTGGAACCGCAGTCTTGAGTCTTATTCTCCGATTCAAAGATCTTTAGAGGATATTCAAAAAGACAGCGGCGCGGAAGTTCAGTGGTGTTCACACACAGATGAAAAATGTCTGGGTGAAATTGTCAGTCCTTGGGAACTTCCCAAAGTCGTCGGCCTAAACCTTTTCCTTTGCGAAAAAGAGCAAATTACAAGCTCGAACTTGGCGTTGGATTTCTTTGCAAAAGCACGTCACTCAGGAGCCTGGGTCGGTGCCAACAATATCGGTAACTTTGTTTTGCAATGGAAAAAGCTTTCTGAAATGAGGAAATCGGCATGGAACTAA
- a CDS encoding phosphoribosylaminoimidazolesuccinocarboxamide synthase — MELIYKGSVKDLYKNGDSLVFNYSNRYSIFDWGEMPNEIPMKGAALASMAASFFEYLSNKGIPSHFVKATGENTIAVKAVKVLRPEWYEGQYDYSVYKDVPTNCLVPLEVIFRKFLGQGNSLEGRLKKNPSYLQDLQLTEMPNASTVFNPALIEFSTKLETSDRYLSRAEIAQMNIVSEEELKNLRLHTQAVVQELEKLFASFGVKLWDGKLEFAFGDKGPSGARTLLLVDSIGPDELRLTYEGLPLSKEFLRQLYAPTSWHSAVKKAKEMAQERKTQDWKGICREELREVPQSLNAAQIEVSSLLYQALANEVASVVGRKKPFAEELNLKQWHQKAQKVLES, encoded by the coding sequence ATGGAACTAATTTATAAGGGGTCAGTCAAAGATCTTTATAAAAACGGCGACAGCCTGGTCTTTAATTACAGCAATCGTTACTCGATCTTTGATTGGGGTGAAATGCCCAATGAAATCCCGATGAAAGGGGCGGCCTTGGCTTCTATGGCGGCTTCTTTCTTTGAATACTTATCAAATAAAGGAATTCCTTCTCACTTCGTGAAAGCGACCGGAGAAAATACGATCGCCGTAAAGGCCGTTAAGGTGCTGCGCCCGGAATGGTATGAAGGTCAATACGACTACTCTGTCTATAAAGATGTCCCTACGAATTGTCTGGTCCCTTTAGAAGTGATTTTTAGAAAATTTCTGGGACAGGGAAATTCCTTAGAAGGTCGTTTAAAGAAAAATCCTTCTTACCTGCAAGATTTGCAGCTTACAGAAATGCCAAACGCATCGACGGTTTTTAATCCGGCGTTGATCGAGTTTTCGACCAAGCTTGAAACTTCCGATCGCTATCTCAGTCGTGCGGAAATCGCACAAATGAATATTGTTTCTGAAGAAGAGCTTAAAAATCTGCGTCTTCACACCCAAGCCGTCGTGCAAGAGTTGGAAAAGCTTTTTGCGTCTTTCGGTGTGAAATTGTGGGATGGAAAATTAGAATTTGCTTTTGGAGATAAAGGTCCCTCTGGAGCAAGGACGCTCCTTCTTGTTGATTCTATTGGTCCAGACGAACTTCGTCTGACTTATGAAGGTCTTCCATTATCTAAGGAATTCCTTCGCCAGCTGTATGCGCCAACGTCTTGGCATTCCGCCGTCAAAAAAGCCAAAGAGATGGCGCAAGAACGCAAAACTCAAGACTGGAAAGGGATCTGTCGCGAAGAACTTCGCGAAGTTCCTCAAAGCTTAAATGCCGCACAAATCGAAGTCAGTTCACTTTTGTATCAAGCCTTGGCCAATGAAGTGGCTTCTGTGGTCGGCCGTAAGAAGCCTTTCGCGGAAGAGTTGAATTTAAAACAGTGGCATCAAAAAGCGCAAAAAGTTTTGGAGTCATAA
- the purF gene encoding amidophosphoribosyltransferase, with product MCGVVGLIGEEKAGQKLYPALFALQHRGQDAAGILSYDFERSQFHLEKDLGLVEDVFTSERQLRLKGSMALGHTRYSTIGTVDKEDLQPLFLSYPYGIGMIHNGNVTNYDEVVDYLRNRKLRWTFSRNDLEILLHMTAIGLASRKESGELAQNLSESIRELLQQVQGAYSAIGMLADQGLFAFCDSHGIRPLLLGRKKSGDKYSYCFASEKQVFFGLGFEYFRDLRPGELVFVDKDLNLHSFLLSEKKARPCMFEWIYFAGSETEWHGRPVYEVRLNLGRILAEEVQKKGLDVDVVAPVPDTSRAAACRLAEVLEKPYREVLIKNRYVQRSFIVNQPELRKMMVNLKLSPVESEIRGKKILLVDDSIVRGTTSARIIRLLREAGAEKVYLASTCPPIRHPCFYGIDFPDGESLVAHKKSEDEIARVLEVDGLVFLPLPRLQEGLGLSNLCSACLDGDYPVPVATEKFMKTRHHNIGGDGKSEVPL from the coding sequence ATGTGTGGAGTCGTTGGTCTGATTGGAGAAGAGAAAGCCGGTCAAAAACTTTATCCTGCTTTATTCGCTCTTCAGCATCGTGGTCAGGATGCCGCGGGAATTCTGAGTTATGATTTTGAACGTTCTCAGTTTCATCTTGAAAAAGACCTTGGCTTGGTCGAAGACGTTTTCACTTCTGAAAGGCAGCTTCGATTAAAAGGTTCCATGGCCCTAGGGCACACCCGGTATTCGACGATAGGAACGGTTGATAAAGAAGATCTTCAGCCTTTGTTCTTAAGTTATCCCTATGGAATTGGCATGATTCACAACGGGAACGTCACAAATTACGACGAAGTCGTTGATTATCTTCGCAATCGCAAACTGCGTTGGACTTTTAGCCGCAATGATCTAGAAATTCTGCTGCACATGACGGCGATTGGACTTGCTTCCCGGAAAGAGTCTGGAGAACTTGCGCAAAATCTTTCGGAATCCATTCGTGAACTCTTGCAGCAAGTGCAGGGGGCTTACAGCGCCATTGGGATGCTGGCGGATCAAGGACTCTTTGCTTTCTGTGATTCTCACGGAATCAGGCCTTTGCTTTTAGGGCGAAAAAAGAGCGGGGATAAGTACAGTTACTGCTTTGCTTCGGAAAAGCAGGTGTTCTTCGGACTGGGATTTGAATATTTCCGTGATCTGCGCCCCGGAGAACTCGTCTTCGTTGATAAAGATTTAAATTTGCATTCATTCCTTTTGAGTGAAAAGAAAGCCCGTCCCTGTATGTTTGAATGGATTTATTTTGCGGGGTCAGAGACAGAGTGGCACGGCCGTCCGGTCTATGAAGTCCGATTGAATCTAGGGCGAATCTTAGCGGAAGAGGTTCAGAAAAAAGGTTTGGATGTCGATGTCGTTGCGCCGGTTCCCGATACGTCTCGCGCAGCTGCCTGCCGATTGGCAGAGGTTTTGGAAAAACCGTATCGTGAAGTTCTGATTAAAAATCGTTACGTGCAAAGAAGTTTTATCGTCAATCAACCCGAGCTACGAAAAATGATGGTAAATCTAAAGCTGTCCCCTGTAGAAAGCGAAATTCGCGGAAAGAAAATTCTTTTAGTGGATGACAGCATTGTGCGGGGAACGACGTCAGCGCGAATCATTCGTCTTTTGCGCGAAGCGGGTGCTGAAAAAGTTTATCTAGCAAGTACGTGTCCTCCGATTCGTCATCCATGCTTTTACGGCATTGATTTTCCCGACGGAGAATCTCTAGTAGCTCACAAAAAATCGGAAGACGAAATCGCCAGGGTTTTAGAAGTCGACGGGCTGGTATTCTTGCCATTGCCTCGTCTGCAAGAGGGGTTAGGGCTATCCAATCTTTGCAGTGCCTGCCTTGACGGAGATTATCCAGTTCCAGTGGCTACAGAAAAATTTATGAAAACAAGACATCACAATATTGGTGGAGATGGTAAAAGCGAGGTGCCTTTATGA
- a CDS encoding cation:proton antiporter, which produces MKLLLWIVIGICLGPGVLNLTLPTGFNTAAQFFGALFLFLAGWELQFFHLFKEARFYSITFIGTFLVPFLTGYLLFEKSFFVATAFAISALPVAIQLLKEKKLYNTLLARRVITLASLCDVLAWIILAFLLPKKDVTGWLLSHWVVLSFFLGIFFGRLKSFPPKKSLAFLQMGICAPVFFIVLGWSLNFFALFEFKTFLLIFAAAVTSKYLGSYVAARCAGASHAEAFNLSSLLNARGAMEILAASYAYKAQIISAEVFAALVLLGIATALLAIPTVKSAPHS; this is translated from the coding sequence TTGAAGCTTTTATTATGGATTGTCATTGGAATATGTCTGGGTCCTGGTGTCTTGAATCTGACCCTTCCTACGGGGTTCAACACAGCGGCTCAGTTTTTCGGTGCACTTTTTCTTTTTTTAGCGGGGTGGGAGCTTCAGTTCTTTCATCTCTTTAAAGAGGCCCGATTTTACTCCATCACTTTCATCGGTACTTTTTTAGTGCCATTTTTAACAGGTTACCTTCTTTTCGAAAAAAGCTTTTTCGTCGCCACGGCGTTTGCAATATCGGCATTACCGGTGGCGATACAGCTTTTGAAAGAAAAAAAGTTGTACAACACTTTGCTGGCAAGAAGAGTCATTACTCTGGCCAGTCTGTGTGATGTGTTGGCGTGGATTATTCTGGCATTTCTATTGCCTAAAAAAGATGTTACGGGCTGGCTGCTCAGCCATTGGGTAGTTCTCTCATTTTTTCTGGGCATCTTCTTTGGCCGTCTTAAATCATTCCCCCCCAAAAAATCATTAGCTTTCTTGCAGATGGGAATTTGTGCTCCCGTGTTCTTTATTGTCTTGGGATGGAGTTTAAACTTCTTTGCCTTATTCGAGTTCAAGACGTTCCTACTTATTTTTGCTGCGGCAGTGACATCAAAGTATCTGGGTTCTTATGTGGCGGCTCGATGTGCCGGCGCCTCCCATGCGGAAGCTTTCAACTTAAGCTCTCTTCTAAATGCTCGTGGGGCCATGGAGATACTGGCTGCGTCTTACGCGTACAAAGCCCAAATTATTTCTGCGGAAGTTTTTGCGGCATTGGTATTGTTGGGAATCGCAACAGCTTTGCTTGCAATTCCGACGGTGAAGTCGGCTCCGCATTCGTAA
- a CDS encoding sigma-54-dependent transcriptional regulator codes for MTAQNTKILIIDDEAPIRDVLSASLKDEGYQVFLAHDGESGLKAIREIQPDIVFQDIWMPGKYDGIEVLTMARKEFPQLEFVMISGHGTIETAVKSTKLGAWDFIEKPLSMDKILIVISNILSYQQQKEEKALLLNKLRKSIALIGEAASIMQTKQIIARVAPTNSWVLIQGEAGTGKELVAQNVHYMSARASRPFVEINCGGIPEDLLDSEIFGIEKGAMPGVDRVKKGKLDLAQGGTLYIAEICEMNKECQAKLLKYLDEKKYSRVGGNELIENDVRVIAASSKDLEKEVKEGRFREDLYYRLNVIPFRIPALREHMEDIPVLVSYFSDNVSRESGYPKKVFSEKAIEKMIAYTWPGNVRELKNFIERVYILTPGEFVDVHDLRFAGLIDKDDEKAVEMQDLSTFREARAQFEKDYLLRKISENSGNISKTAEVIGLERSYLHRKIKAYGIDTKDN; via the coding sequence ATGACAGCTCAAAATACAAAAATTCTGATTATTGATGACGAGGCTCCGATTCGTGATGTGCTTTCGGCTTCTTTGAAAGACGAAGGCTATCAAGTTTTTCTAGCTCACGATGGAGAGTCTGGACTGAAAGCTATTCGTGAAATTCAACCTGATATCGTCTTTCAAGATATCTGGATGCCAGGCAAGTACGATGGTATCGAAGTGCTGACGATGGCTCGTAAAGAATTCCCTCAGTTGGAGTTCGTGATGATCTCGGGTCACGGAACTATTGAAACTGCGGTGAAATCGACGAAGTTAGGCGCTTGGGACTTTATCGAAAAGCCGTTGTCCATGGATAAAATCCTGATCGTGATTTCAAACATTCTTAGTTACCAACAACAAAAAGAAGAAAAAGCGTTGTTGTTAAATAAACTCCGCAAGTCCATCGCGCTTATCGGTGAAGCGGCTTCCATCATGCAGACGAAACAAATCATCGCGCGTGTAGCACCGACAAACTCTTGGGTGTTGATTCAAGGCGAGGCGGGCACGGGTAAAGAGCTTGTTGCGCAAAATGTGCACTACATGAGTGCGCGCGCCAGCCGTCCGTTTGTTGAAATCAACTGTGGTGGTATTCCGGAAGACCTTCTCGATTCAGAAATTTTCGGTATCGAAAAAGGCGCTATGCCGGGCGTAGACCGAGTTAAAAAAGGCAAACTCGATCTCGCCCAAGGTGGAACGCTTTACATCGCAGAGATCTGCGAGATGAACAAAGAATGTCAGGCGAAACTTTTAAAATATCTTGATGAAAAGAAATACTCCCGCGTTGGTGGTAACGAACTGATCGAAAATGATGTTCGTGTCATTGCTGCTTCTTCTAAAGATCTCGAGAAAGAGGTTAAGGAGGGGCGCTTCCGCGAAGATCTATATTATCGTCTGAACGTTATTCCTTTCCGCATTCCTGCACTTCGTGAGCACATGGAAGACATCCCTGTGTTGGTGTCTTATTTCTCTGACAACGTGTCGCGCGAAAGCGGTTATCCGAAAAAAGTTTTTTCTGAAAAAGCGATTGAAAAAATGATTGCTTATACTTGGCCAGGGAACGTGCGCGAACTGAAAAACTTTATCGAGCGCGTTTATATTTTGACTCCAGGTGAATTCGTCGACGTGCATGACTTGCGTTTTGCAGGCCTTATCGACAAAGACGACGAAAAAGCGGTAGAGATGCAGGATCTTTCCACATTCCGTGAAGCCCGCGCTCAGTTTGAAAAAGATTATCTGCTTCGTAAGATTTCTGAAAATAGCGGAAACATCAGTAAGACAGCAGAAGTCATTGGTCTTGAAAGAAGTTATCTTCACAGAAAGATCAAAGCCTACGGTATTGATACTAAAGACAATTAA
- the proS gene encoding proline--tRNA ligase, which yields MADTAIVPTRAQNYPEWYQQVITAADMAENSPVRGCMVIKPWGYAVWENMQAVLDRMFKDTGHVNAYFPLLIPLSFLEKEAAHVEGFAKECAVVTHHRLKGDGTGKLVPDGELEEPLIIRPTSETIIGHQFAKWVKSYRDLPILVNQWCNVMRWEMRTRMFLRTAEFLWQEGHTVHATAKEAQEETLQMLDVYAEFAEKYMAMPVIKGMKTPDERFPGAVDTYTIEALMQDRKALQAGTSHFLGQNFAKASEIKYLSAEGKEEFAWTTSWGVSTRLIGGLIMTHSDDNGFVAPPKIAPLHVVIIPIYRNDEEKAQVLEYVQTLSKELKQQNFSGSSVRVKIDDRDMRGGEKAWQYIKQGVPVRVEVGPRDMAKGEVFVGRRDRGPKEKASQTKADFVANIGNLLQEIQDGLFERAKKFRDDNIKRITSLNDFEKYFSGDEASAPGFAMVPWCEEGMGHELLAKLKVTPRCAPLQQEGVTGNCIFSGKPATKWVLFAKSY from the coding sequence ATGGCAGATACAGCGATTGTTCCTACACGAGCACAAAATTATCCTGAGTGGTACCAACAGGTGATCACAGCAGCGGACATGGCGGAAAACTCTCCGGTCCGTGGTTGTATGGTGATCAAACCTTGGGGCTATGCTGTTTGGGAAAACATGCAGGCTGTTTTAGACCGTATGTTCAAAGACACGGGACACGTGAATGCTTATTTCCCTCTGTTGATACCTTTGAGCTTCCTGGAAAAGGAAGCGGCTCACGTTGAAGGTTTCGCGAAAGAGTGCGCAGTGGTCACTCATCACCGCCTGAAAGGTGATGGCACTGGCAAATTGGTTCCCGACGGAGAACTTGAAGAGCCTCTGATCATTCGTCCTACTTCTGAAACTATCATCGGGCACCAATTCGCAAAATGGGTGAAGTCTTATCGCGATCTTCCTATCTTGGTGAACCAATGGTGTAACGTGATGAGATGGGAAATGCGCACGCGCATGTTCTTAAGAACAGCGGAATTCTTATGGCAAGAAGGTCATACTGTTCATGCCACGGCGAAAGAGGCACAAGAAGAGACTCTGCAAATGTTGGATGTCTATGCAGAGTTTGCTGAAAAGTACATGGCGATGCCGGTGATTAAAGGTATGAAAACGCCGGATGAAAGATTCCCGGGAGCGGTGGACACTTACACCATCGAAGCTTTGATGCAAGATCGCAAAGCACTTCAAGCAGGGACTTCACATTTCTTGGGTCAAAACTTTGCTAAGGCTTCTGAGATTAAATACCTCAGCGCGGAAGGCAAAGAAGAGTTCGCATGGACAACATCCTGGGGCGTTTCAACTCGTCTTATCGGTGGTTTGATCATGACCCACAGTGATGACAACGGCTTTGTGGCTCCGCCAAAAATTGCCCCTCTTCACGTGGTGATTATTCCTATCTATCGCAATGACGAAGAAAAAGCCCAAGTTCTTGAGTATGTTCAAACTTTGTCCAAAGAACTTAAGCAACAAAACTTCTCTGGATCTTCAGTGCGCGTGAAAATTGATGATCGCGATATGCGTGGCGGAGAAAAAGCATGGCAGTACATCAAGCAAGGTGTTCCTGTGCGTGTAGAAGTCGGACCACGGGATATGGCTAAAGGCGAGGTCTTCGTCGGTCGCCGTGATCGTGGCCCTAAAGAAAAAGCTTCGCAAACGAAGGCGGATTTTGTCGCAAATATCGGAAATCTTCTTCAAGAAATCCAAGATGGGCTTTTTGAAAGAGCAAAGAAATTTCGTGACGACAACATCAAGCGCATCACTTCATTGAACGATTTTGAAAAGTATTTCTCGGGCGATGAAGCATCGGCTCCAGGATTTGCAATGGTGCCATGGTGTGAAGAAGGCATGGGGCATGAATTGTTGGCAAAACTTAAAGTGACACCAAGATGTGCGCCTTTGCAGCAGGAAGGGGTGACAGGAAACTGCATCTTCTCTGGTAAACCAGCGACGAAATGGGTCCTGTTCGCGAAGTCTTACTAG
- the purD gene encoding phosphoribosylamine--glycine ligase gives MKVVVVGKGGREHALAQKLKESSLVHDLWVCPGNPGMQVAGLQCKAAESPAEIEAFCLQNQVSLVVVGPEAAILSDLKQRLETQGISCFAPSAKVAELESSKLFCKGILKESQVPTAACHVGYSEKEAMTFLEQHDFQKPIVVKADGLAQGKGVWVCESLEKSQEAVRVLGSQYGYPLLLEECLIGKELSAFALCDGKDFVLLGTACDYKRITPDPFSANTGGMGAYSPCDFITSQDEETIRQIFSKTLSCLQAKNLPYQGFLFAGLMKTSEGLFVLEYNVRMGDPETQALLPRLKTDLAKLIVAAVTHELKNQKCEVKAETSVHVVAVSEGYPQGPLNTGHPVMIESKVHHHLYYAGVSEKQNALVNSGGRVLGVTALASSRKEARELAYKDIQKVSFKGMYVREDIGL, from the coding sequence ATGAAAGTCGTTGTCGTCGGTAAAGGTGGAAGAGAGCACGCATTGGCGCAAAAGCTAAAAGAGTCTTCTTTAGTTCATGACCTTTGGGTGTGCCCTGGGAATCCCGGTATGCAGGTCGCGGGTCTTCAATGTAAGGCAGCCGAATCACCTGCTGAAATTGAGGCTTTTTGCCTGCAAAACCAGGTGTCCTTGGTGGTCGTCGGACCGGAAGCCGCAATTCTTTCTGATCTGAAACAACGACTGGAAACTCAAGGTATTTCTTGCTTTGCCCCTTCAGCGAAGGTGGCCGAACTCGAGTCTTCAAAACTTTTTTGTAAAGGTATTCTTAAAGAATCTCAAGTTCCTACGGCCGCTTGTCACGTAGGATACTCTGAAAAAGAAGCGATGACATTCCTAGAGCAGCACGACTTCCAGAAACCCATCGTTGTCAAAGCCGATGGATTGGCGCAAGGAAAGGGTGTTTGGGTTTGTGAAAGTTTAGAAAAATCCCAAGAAGCAGTTCGTGTTTTAGGCAGTCAGTATGGCTATCCCTTACTCTTAGAAGAGTGTTTGATTGGAAAAGAGCTTTCTGCCTTTGCTTTGTGTGACGGAAAGGACTTTGTTCTTTTGGGAACAGCTTGTGATTATAAGCGCATCACTCCGGATCCCTTCAGTGCGAATACCGGTGGTATGGGAGCTTACAGCCCGTGCGACTTTATCACCTCCCAAGACGAAGAGACAATTCGACAGATTTTTTCTAAGACTTTGTCTTGCTTGCAGGCGAAGAATCTTCCTTATCAAGGTTTTTTATTTGCGGGTTTGATGAAAACCAGCGAAGGACTTTTTGTTCTAGAATACAACGTCCGTATGGGCGACCCCGAGACACAAGCTCTTTTGCCAAGGCTAAAAACAGACTTGGCAAAACTCATAGTCGCTGCCGTCACTCACGAGTTGAAAAATCAAAAGTGCGAGGTGAAAGCAGAAACTTCTGTGCATGTTGTGGCCGTCAGTGAAGGTTATCCCCAAGGTCCATTGAATACGGGACACCCGGTGATGATCGAATCAAAGGTCCATCATCATTTGTATTACGCTGGCGTCAGTGAAAAACAGAACGCTTTGGTTAATTCTGGCGGACGGGTTCTAGGTGTGACGGCATTGGCGTCATCGCGCAAAGAAGCTCGTGAACTTGCTTACAAAGACATCCAAAAGGTTTCTTTTAAAGGAATGTACGTGCGCGAGGATATCGGACTATGA